From the Budorcas taxicolor isolate Tak-1 chromosome 1, Takin1.1, whole genome shotgun sequence genome, one window contains:
- the BRPF1 gene encoding peregrin isoform X1: protein MGVDFDVKTFCHNLRATKPPYECPVETCRKVYKSYSGIEYHLYHYDHDNPPPPQQTPLRKHKKKGRQSRPANKQSPSPSEVSQSPSREVMSYAQAQRMVEVDLHGRVHRISIFDNLDVVSEDEEAPEEAPENGSNKENTETPAATPKSGKHKNKEKRKDSNHHHHHNASASTTPKLPEVVYRELEQDTPDAPPRPTSYYRYIEKSAEELDEEVEYDMDEEDYIWLDIMNERRKTEGVSPIPQEIFEYLMDRLEKESYFESHNKGDPNALVDEDAVCCICNDGECQNSNVILFCDMCNLAVHQECYGVPYIPEGQWLCRRCLQSPSRAVDCALCPNKGGAFKQTDDGRWAHVVCALWIPEVCFANTVFLEPIDSIEHIPPARWKLTCYICKQRGSGACIQCHKANCYTAFHVTCAQQAGLYMKMEPVRETGANGTSFSVRKTAYCDIHTPPGSARRLPALSHSEGEEEEEEEEDEGKSWSSEKVKKAKAKSRIKMKKARKILAEKRAAAPVVSVPCIPPHRLSKITNRLTIQRKSQFMQRLHSYWTLKRQSRNGVPLLRRLQTHLQSQRNCDQVGRDSEDKNWALKEQLKSWQRLRHDLERARLLVELIRKREKLKRETIKVQQIAMEMQLTPFLILLRKTLEQLQEKDTGNIFSEPVPLSEVTELDEVPDYLDHIKKPMDFFTMKQNLEAYRYLNFDDFEEDFNLIVSNCLKYNAKDTIFYRAAVRLREQGGAVLRQARRQAEKMGIDFETGMHIPHSLTGDEAPHHTEDAEEERLVLLENQKHLPVEEQLKLLLERLDEVNSSKQSVGRSRRAKMIKKEMTALRRKLAHQRETGRDGPERHGPSSRGSLTPHPAACDKDGQTDSAAEESSSQETSKGLGPNMSSTPALEVGRRTSVLFSKKNPKTAGPPKRPGRPPKNRESQMTPSHGGSPVGPPQLPIMGSLRQRKRGRSPRPSSSSDSDSDKSTEDPPMDLPANGFSGGNQPVKKSFLVYRNDCSLPRSSSDSESSSSSSSSAASDRTSTTPSKQGRGKPSFSRGTFPEDSSEDTSGTENEAYSVGTGRGVGHSSKYAHPKPGMLGAWCQGLARPLAADPSPLSHSCEVVRKSLGRGAGWLSEDEDSPLDALDLVWAKCRGYPSYPALIIDPKMPREGMFHHGVPIPVPPLEVLKLGEQMTQEAREHLYLVLFFDNKRTWQWLPRTKLVPLGVNQDLDKEKMLEGRKSNIRKSVQIAYHRALQHRSKVQGEQSSETSDSD, encoded by the exons ATGGGGGTGGACTTTGACGTGAAGACTTTCTGCCACAACTTGCGGGCAACTAAGCCACCCTATGAGTGCCCTGTGGAGACCTGCCGCAAGGTCTACAAGAGTTACAGTGGTATTGAGTACCATCTGTACCACTATGACCATGACAACCCACCGCCCCCACAGCAGACTCCACTCCGAAAGCACAAGAAGAAGGGGCGCCAGTCACGCCCAGCCAACAAGCAGTCGCCCAGCCCCTCAGAGGTATCCCAGTCACCCAGCCGTGAGGTGATGAGTTACGCACAGGCCCAGCGCATGGTGGAAGTGGACTTGCACGGCCGCGTGCACCGCATCAGCATCTTTGACAACCTGGATGTGGTGTCTGAGGATGAGGAGGCCCCCGAGGAGGCGCCTGAGAATGGCAGCAATAAGGAGAACACTGAGACACCGGCCGCTACTCCCAAGTCAGGCAAGCATAAGAACAAGGAGAAACGCAAGGActccaaccatcaccaccaccacaatgcTTCTGCGAGCACCACTCCCAAGCTGCCAGAGGTGGTCTACCGGGAGTTGGAGCAGGATACCCCTGATGCCCCGCCCCGGCCAACTTCCTATTACCG GTATATTGAGAAGTCGGCGGAGGAGCTGGATGAGGAGGTTGAGTACGACATGGATGAGGAGGACTACATCTGGCTAGATATCATGAATGAGCGGCGGAAGACGGAGGGTGTGAGTCCCATTCCGCAGGAGATCTTTGAGTACTTAATGGACCGGCTGGAGAAGGAGTCGTACTTTGAGAGCCACAATAAAGGCGACCCCAATGCGCTCGTAGACGAGGATGCTGTGTGCTGTATCTGCAATGACGGCGAGTGCCAGAACAGCAACGTCATCCTTTTCTGTGACATGTGCAACCTGGCCGTGCACCAGGAGTGCTACGGTGTCCCCTACATCCCCGAGGGCCAGTGGCTGTGCCGCCGCTGCCTGCAGTCACCCTCCCGCGCTGTGGACTGCGCCCTGTGCCCCAACAAGGGTGGTGCCTTCAAGCAGACAGATGATGGGCGCTGGGCCCATGTGGTGTGTGCCCTTTGGATCCCCGAGGTCTGCTTTGCCAACACGGTCTTCCTGGAGCCCATTGACAGCATTGAGCACATCCCGCCTGCGCGCTGGAAGCTGACCTGCTACATTTGCAAACAGCGAGGCTCAGGGGCCTGCATCCAGTGCCATAAGGCCAACTGCTACACAGCCTTCCACGTGACGTGTGCCCAACAGGCTGGCCTTTACATGAAGATGGAGCCTGTGCGGGAGACAGGTGCCAATGGCACCTCCTTCAGCGTCCGCAAGACCGCCTACTGCGACATCCACACACCCCCAGGTTCAGCGCGTCGCCTGCCTGCCCTGTCCCACagtgaaggggaggaggaggaggaggaggaagaagatgagGGTAAGAGTTGGAGCTCAGAGAAGGTCAAGAAGGCCAAGGCCAAGTCCCGGATCAAGATGAAGAAGGCGCGGAAGATCCTGGCAGAGAAACGGGCAGCGGCCCCTGTGGTGTCTGTGCCTTGCATTCCACCACACAG GCTCAGTAAAATCACTAACCGCCTGACCATCCAAAGGAAGAGCCAGTTCATGCAGAGGCTGCACAGCTATTGGACGCTGAAGAGGCAGTCGCGGAATGGGGTCCCGCTGCTGCGTCGCCTACAGACCCACCTGCAATCTCAGAGGAACTGTGACCAAGTCGGG AGAGATTCCGAGGATAAGAACTGGGCCCTCAAAGAACAGCTTAAGTCCTGGCAGCGGCTTCGGCATGACCTGGAGCGAGCACGGCTGCTGGTGGAGCTGATTCGCAAGCGGGAGAAACTCAAAAGGGAGACG ATCAAGGTCCAGCAGATCGCCATGGAGATGCAGCTGACCCCCTTTCTCATCCTCCTTCGAAAAACCTTGGAGCAGCTCCAGGAGAAGGACACGGGCAACATCTTCAGCGAGCCGGTCCCTCTGTCTGAGGTAACCGAATTGGACGAA GTACCTGACTACCTCGACCACATCAAAAAGCCTATGGACTTTTTCACCATGAAGCAGAACTTGGAGGCTTACCGCTACCTGAACTTTGATGATTTTGAGGAGGACTTCAACCTCATCGTCAGCAACTGCCTCAAGTATAATGCCAAGGATACCATCTTCTACCGGGCAGCAGTGCGGCTCCGTGAGCAGGGTGGCGCGGTGCTCCGCCAGGCCCGGCGCCAGGCAGAAAAAATGGGCATTGACTTTGAGACGGGCATGCATATCCCCCACAGCCTGACTGGAGACGAAGCCCCACACCACACCGAAGATG CAGAGGAAGAGCGGCTGGTCCTGCTAGAGAACCAGAAGCACCTGCCAGTGGAAGAGCAGCTAAAGTTGCTGCTTGAACGGCTGGATGAGGTGAACTCTAGCAAGCAGAGCGTGGGCCGCTCTCGGCGCGCCAAGATGATCAAGAAAGAGATGACGGCGCTGCGGAGGAAGCTTGCCCACCAGCGAGAGACTGGACGGGATGGGCCTGAACGACACGGCCCCTCCAGCCGGGGCAGCCTGACACCCCACCCAGCGGCCTGTGACAAGGACGGGCAGACAGACAGTGCCGCCGAGGAGAGCAGCAGCCAGGAGACAAGCAAAG gcCTGGGTCCCAACATGTCCTCAACCCCCGCACTTGAGGTGGGCAGGAGAACCTCAGTTCTGTTCTCCAAAAAGAACCCGAAGACAGCTGGACCGCCCAAGAGGCCGGGCCGGCCCCCCAAAAACCGGGAGAGCCAGATGACCCCCAGCCACGGAGGCAGTCCTGTGGGGCCCCCCCAGCTCCCCATCATGGGCTCCCTACGTCAGCGCAAGAGGGGTAGGAGCCCTCGGCCCAGTTCGAGTTCAGACAGCGACAGTGATAAATCCACAGAAGACCCCCCAATGG ACTTACCAGCCAATGGCTTCAGCGGTGGAAACCAGCCAGTAAAGAAGAGTTTCTTGGTGTATCGTAACGACTGCAGCCTTCCTCGGAGCAGCTCAGACTCGGAAtccagcagcagtagcagcagcagtgctgccTCCGACCGGACCAG TACAACGCCTTCAAAACAAGGCCGGGGCAAGCCCTCCTTCTCTCGGGGCACATTCCCAGAGGACAGCAGTGAAGATACCTCAGGCACTGAGAATGAGGCCTACTCCGTGGGCACTGGCCGCGGCGTGGGCCACAGCAGTAAGTACGCCCACCCAAAGCCAGGGATGCTGGGGGCCTGGTGTCAGGGCCTTGCCAGACCCCTGGCTGCTGATCCGTCCCCTCTCTCCCATTCCTGTGAAGTTGTAAGGAAGAGTCTGGGCCGGGGAGCTGGCTGGCTATCAGAGGATGAGGATTCCCCTCTGGACGCTCTGGACCTGGTGTGGGCCAAATGCCGAGGGTATCCATCATACCCAGCTCTG ATCATTGATCCAAAGATGCCTCGGGAAGGTATGTTCCACCATGGGGTTCCCATCCCTGTGCCCCCATTGGAGGTGCTGAAACTTGGAGAACAGATGACCCAAGAAGCCCGAGAGCATCTCTACCTCGTCCTCTTCTTTGACAACAAGAGAACTTG
- the BRPF1 gene encoding peregrin isoform X5, with translation MGVDFDVKTFCHNLRATKPPYECPVETCRKVYKSYSGIEYHLYHYDHDNPPPPQQTPLRKHKKKGRQSRPANKQSPSPSEDEEAPEEAPENGSNKENTETPAATPKSGKHKNKEKRKDSNHHHHHNASASTTPKLPEVVYRELEQDTPDAPPRPTSYYRYIEKSAEELDEEVEYDMDEEDYIWLDIMNERRKTEGVSPIPQEIFEYLMDRLEKESYFESHNKGDPNALVDEDAVCCICNDGECQNSNVILFCDMCNLAVHQECYGVPYIPEGQWLCRRCLQSPSRAVDCALCPNKGGAFKQTDDGRWAHVVCALWIPEVCFANTVFLEPIDSIEHIPPARWKLTCYICKQRGSGACIQCHKANCYTAFHVTCAQQAGLYMKMEPVRETGANGTSFSVRKTAYCDIHTPPGSARRLPALSHSEGEEEEEEEEDEGKSWSSEKVKKAKAKSRIKMKKARKILAEKRAAAPVVSVPCIPPHRLSKITNRLTIQRKSQFMQRLHSYWTLKRQSRNGVPLLRRLQTHLQSQRNCDQVGRDSEDKNWALKEQLKSWQRLRHDLERARLLVELIRKREKLKRETIKVQQIAMEMQLTPFLILLRKTLEQLQEKDTGNIFSEPVPLSEVTELDEVPDYLDHIKKPMDFFTMKQNLEAYRYLNFDDFEEDFNLIVSNCLKYNAKDTIFYRAAVRLREQGGAVLRQARRQAEKMGIDFETGMHIPHSLTGDEAPHHTEDAEEERLVLLENQKHLPVEEQLKLLLERLDEVNSSKQSVGRSRRAKMIKKEMTALRRKLAHQRETGRDGPERHGPSSRGSLTPHPAACDKDGQTDSAAEESSSQETSKGLGPNMSSTPALEVGRRTSVLFSKKNPKTAGPPKRPGRPPKNRESQMTPSHGGSPVGPPQLPIMGSLRQRKRGRSPRPSSSSDSDSDKSTEDPPMDLPANGFSGGNQPVKKSFLVYRNDCSLPRSSSDSESSSSSSSSAASDRTSTTPSKQGRGKPSFSRGTFPEDSSEDTSGTENEAYSVGTGRGVGHSIVRKSLGRGAGWLSEDEDSPLDALDLVWAKCRGYPSYPALIIDPKMPREGMFHHGVPIPVPPLEVLKLGEQMTQEAREHLYLVLFFDNKRTWQWLPRTKLVPLGVNQDLDKEKMLEGRKSNIRKSVQIAYHRALQHRSKVQGEQSSETSDSD, from the exons ATGGGGGTGGACTTTGACGTGAAGACTTTCTGCCACAACTTGCGGGCAACTAAGCCACCCTATGAGTGCCCTGTGGAGACCTGCCGCAAGGTCTACAAGAGTTACAGTGGTATTGAGTACCATCTGTACCACTATGACCATGACAACCCACCGCCCCCACAGCAGACTCCACTCCGAAAGCACAAGAAGAAGGGGCGCCAGTCACGCCCAGCCAACAAGCAGTCGCCCAGCCCCTCAGAG GATGAGGAGGCCCCCGAGGAGGCGCCTGAGAATGGCAGCAATAAGGAGAACACTGAGACACCGGCCGCTACTCCCAAGTCAGGCAAGCATAAGAACAAGGAGAAACGCAAGGActccaaccatcaccaccaccacaatgcTTCTGCGAGCACCACTCCCAAGCTGCCAGAGGTGGTCTACCGGGAGTTGGAGCAGGATACCCCTGATGCCCCGCCCCGGCCAACTTCCTATTACCG GTATATTGAGAAGTCGGCGGAGGAGCTGGATGAGGAGGTTGAGTACGACATGGATGAGGAGGACTACATCTGGCTAGATATCATGAATGAGCGGCGGAAGACGGAGGGTGTGAGTCCCATTCCGCAGGAGATCTTTGAGTACTTAATGGACCGGCTGGAGAAGGAGTCGTACTTTGAGAGCCACAATAAAGGCGACCCCAATGCGCTCGTAGACGAGGATGCTGTGTGCTGTATCTGCAATGACGGCGAGTGCCAGAACAGCAACGTCATCCTTTTCTGTGACATGTGCAACCTGGCCGTGCACCAGGAGTGCTACGGTGTCCCCTACATCCCCGAGGGCCAGTGGCTGTGCCGCCGCTGCCTGCAGTCACCCTCCCGCGCTGTGGACTGCGCCCTGTGCCCCAACAAGGGTGGTGCCTTCAAGCAGACAGATGATGGGCGCTGGGCCCATGTGGTGTGTGCCCTTTGGATCCCCGAGGTCTGCTTTGCCAACACGGTCTTCCTGGAGCCCATTGACAGCATTGAGCACATCCCGCCTGCGCGCTGGAAGCTGACCTGCTACATTTGCAAACAGCGAGGCTCAGGGGCCTGCATCCAGTGCCATAAGGCCAACTGCTACACAGCCTTCCACGTGACGTGTGCCCAACAGGCTGGCCTTTACATGAAGATGGAGCCTGTGCGGGAGACAGGTGCCAATGGCACCTCCTTCAGCGTCCGCAAGACCGCCTACTGCGACATCCACACACCCCCAGGTTCAGCGCGTCGCCTGCCTGCCCTGTCCCACagtgaaggggaggaggaggaggaggaggaagaagatgagGGTAAGAGTTGGAGCTCAGAGAAGGTCAAGAAGGCCAAGGCCAAGTCCCGGATCAAGATGAAGAAGGCGCGGAAGATCCTGGCAGAGAAACGGGCAGCGGCCCCTGTGGTGTCTGTGCCTTGCATTCCACCACACAG GCTCAGTAAAATCACTAACCGCCTGACCATCCAAAGGAAGAGCCAGTTCATGCAGAGGCTGCACAGCTATTGGACGCTGAAGAGGCAGTCGCGGAATGGGGTCCCGCTGCTGCGTCGCCTACAGACCCACCTGCAATCTCAGAGGAACTGTGACCAAGTCGGG AGAGATTCCGAGGATAAGAACTGGGCCCTCAAAGAACAGCTTAAGTCCTGGCAGCGGCTTCGGCATGACCTGGAGCGAGCACGGCTGCTGGTGGAGCTGATTCGCAAGCGGGAGAAACTCAAAAGGGAGACG ATCAAGGTCCAGCAGATCGCCATGGAGATGCAGCTGACCCCCTTTCTCATCCTCCTTCGAAAAACCTTGGAGCAGCTCCAGGAGAAGGACACGGGCAACATCTTCAGCGAGCCGGTCCCTCTGTCTGAGGTAACCGAATTGGACGAA GTACCTGACTACCTCGACCACATCAAAAAGCCTATGGACTTTTTCACCATGAAGCAGAACTTGGAGGCTTACCGCTACCTGAACTTTGATGATTTTGAGGAGGACTTCAACCTCATCGTCAGCAACTGCCTCAAGTATAATGCCAAGGATACCATCTTCTACCGGGCAGCAGTGCGGCTCCGTGAGCAGGGTGGCGCGGTGCTCCGCCAGGCCCGGCGCCAGGCAGAAAAAATGGGCATTGACTTTGAGACGGGCATGCATATCCCCCACAGCCTGACTGGAGACGAAGCCCCACACCACACCGAAGATG CAGAGGAAGAGCGGCTGGTCCTGCTAGAGAACCAGAAGCACCTGCCAGTGGAAGAGCAGCTAAAGTTGCTGCTTGAACGGCTGGATGAGGTGAACTCTAGCAAGCAGAGCGTGGGCCGCTCTCGGCGCGCCAAGATGATCAAGAAAGAGATGACGGCGCTGCGGAGGAAGCTTGCCCACCAGCGAGAGACTGGACGGGATGGGCCTGAACGACACGGCCCCTCCAGCCGGGGCAGCCTGACACCCCACCCAGCGGCCTGTGACAAGGACGGGCAGACAGACAGTGCCGCCGAGGAGAGCAGCAGCCAGGAGACAAGCAAAG gcCTGGGTCCCAACATGTCCTCAACCCCCGCACTTGAGGTGGGCAGGAGAACCTCAGTTCTGTTCTCCAAAAAGAACCCGAAGACAGCTGGACCGCCCAAGAGGCCGGGCCGGCCCCCCAAAAACCGGGAGAGCCAGATGACCCCCAGCCACGGAGGCAGTCCTGTGGGGCCCCCCCAGCTCCCCATCATGGGCTCCCTACGTCAGCGCAAGAGGGGTAGGAGCCCTCGGCCCAGTTCGAGTTCAGACAGCGACAGTGATAAATCCACAGAAGACCCCCCAATGG ACTTACCAGCCAATGGCTTCAGCGGTGGAAACCAGCCAGTAAAGAAGAGTTTCTTGGTGTATCGTAACGACTGCAGCCTTCCTCGGAGCAGCTCAGACTCGGAAtccagcagcagtagcagcagcagtgctgccTCCGACCGGACCAG TACAACGCCTTCAAAACAAGGCCGGGGCAAGCCCTCCTTCTCTCGGGGCACATTCCCAGAGGACAGCAGTGAAGATACCTCAGGCACTGAGAATGAGGCCTACTCCGTGGGCACTGGCCGCGGCGTGGGCCACAGCA TTGTAAGGAAGAGTCTGGGCCGGGGAGCTGGCTGGCTATCAGAGGATGAGGATTCCCCTCTGGACGCTCTGGACCTGGTGTGGGCCAAATGCCGAGGGTATCCATCATACCCAGCTCTG ATCATTGATCCAAAGATGCCTCGGGAAGGTATGTTCCACCATGGGGTTCCCATCCCTGTGCCCCCATTGGAGGTGCTGAAACTTGGAGAACAGATGACCCAAGAAGCCCGAGAGCATCTCTACCTCGTCCTCTTCTTTGACAACAAGAGAACTTG
- the BRPF1 gene encoding peregrin isoform X6 has product MGVDFDVKTFCHNLRATKPPYECPVETCRKVYKSYSGIEYHLYHYDHDNPPPPQQTPLRKHKKKGRQSRPANKQSPSPSEVSQSPSREVMSYAQAQRMVEVDLHGRVHRISIFDNLDVVSEDEEAPEEAPENGSNKENTETPAATPKSGKHKNKEKRKDSNHHHHHNASASTTPKLPEVVYRELEQDTPDAPPRPTSYYRYIEKSAEELDEEVEYDMDEEDYIWLDIMNERRKTEGVSPIPQEIFEYLMDRLEKESYFESHNKGDPNALVDEDAVCCICNDGECQNSNVILFCDMCNLAVHQECYGVPYIPEGQWLCRRCLQSPSRAVDCALCPNKGGAFKQTDDGRWAHVVCALWIPEVCFANTVFLEPIDSIEHIPPARWKLTCYICKQRGSGACIQCHKANCYTAFHVTCAQQAGLYMKMEPVRETGANGTSFSVRKTAYCDIHTPPGSARRLPALSHSEGEEEEEEEEDEGKSWSSEKVKKAKAKSRIKMKKARKILAEKRAAAPVVSVPCIPPHRLSKITNRLTIQRKSQFMQRLHSYWTLKRQSRNGVPLLRRLQTHLQSQRNCDQVGRDSEDKNWALKEQLKSWQRLRHDLERARLLVELIRKREKLKRETIKVQQIAMEMQLTPFLILLRKTLEQLQEKDTGNIFSEPVPLSEVTELDEVPDYLDHIKKPMDFFTMKQNLEAYRYLNFDDFEEDFNLIVSNCLKYNAKDTIFYRAAVRLREQGGAVLRQARRQAEKMGIDFETGMHIPHSLTGDEAPHHTEDAEEERLVLLENQKHLPVEEQLKLLLERLDEVNSSKQSVGRSRRAKMIKKEMTALRRKLAHQRETGRDGPERHGPSSRGSLTPHPAACDKDGQTDSAAEESSSQETSKGLGPNMSSTPALEVGRRTSVLFSKKNPKTAGPPKRPGRPPKNRESQMTPSHGGSPVGPPQLPIMGSLRQRKRGRSPRPSSSSDSDSDKSTEDPPMDLPANGFSGGNQPVKKSFLVYRNDCSLPRSSSDSESSSSSSSSAASDRTSTTPSKQGRGKPSFSRGTFPEDSSEDTSGTENEAYSVGTGRGVGHSNH; this is encoded by the exons ATGGGGGTGGACTTTGACGTGAAGACTTTCTGCCACAACTTGCGGGCAACTAAGCCACCCTATGAGTGCCCTGTGGAGACCTGCCGCAAGGTCTACAAGAGTTACAGTGGTATTGAGTACCATCTGTACCACTATGACCATGACAACCCACCGCCCCCACAGCAGACTCCACTCCGAAAGCACAAGAAGAAGGGGCGCCAGTCACGCCCAGCCAACAAGCAGTCGCCCAGCCCCTCAGAGGTATCCCAGTCACCCAGCCGTGAGGTGATGAGTTACGCACAGGCCCAGCGCATGGTGGAAGTGGACTTGCACGGCCGCGTGCACCGCATCAGCATCTTTGACAACCTGGATGTGGTGTCTGAGGATGAGGAGGCCCCCGAGGAGGCGCCTGAGAATGGCAGCAATAAGGAGAACACTGAGACACCGGCCGCTACTCCCAAGTCAGGCAAGCATAAGAACAAGGAGAAACGCAAGGActccaaccatcaccaccaccacaatgcTTCTGCGAGCACCACTCCCAAGCTGCCAGAGGTGGTCTACCGGGAGTTGGAGCAGGATACCCCTGATGCCCCGCCCCGGCCAACTTCCTATTACCG GTATATTGAGAAGTCGGCGGAGGAGCTGGATGAGGAGGTTGAGTACGACATGGATGAGGAGGACTACATCTGGCTAGATATCATGAATGAGCGGCGGAAGACGGAGGGTGTGAGTCCCATTCCGCAGGAGATCTTTGAGTACTTAATGGACCGGCTGGAGAAGGAGTCGTACTTTGAGAGCCACAATAAAGGCGACCCCAATGCGCTCGTAGACGAGGATGCTGTGTGCTGTATCTGCAATGACGGCGAGTGCCAGAACAGCAACGTCATCCTTTTCTGTGACATGTGCAACCTGGCCGTGCACCAGGAGTGCTACGGTGTCCCCTACATCCCCGAGGGCCAGTGGCTGTGCCGCCGCTGCCTGCAGTCACCCTCCCGCGCTGTGGACTGCGCCCTGTGCCCCAACAAGGGTGGTGCCTTCAAGCAGACAGATGATGGGCGCTGGGCCCATGTGGTGTGTGCCCTTTGGATCCCCGAGGTCTGCTTTGCCAACACGGTCTTCCTGGAGCCCATTGACAGCATTGAGCACATCCCGCCTGCGCGCTGGAAGCTGACCTGCTACATTTGCAAACAGCGAGGCTCAGGGGCCTGCATCCAGTGCCATAAGGCCAACTGCTACACAGCCTTCCACGTGACGTGTGCCCAACAGGCTGGCCTTTACATGAAGATGGAGCCTGTGCGGGAGACAGGTGCCAATGGCACCTCCTTCAGCGTCCGCAAGACCGCCTACTGCGACATCCACACACCCCCAGGTTCAGCGCGTCGCCTGCCTGCCCTGTCCCACagtgaaggggaggaggaggaggaggaggaagaagatgagGGTAAGAGTTGGAGCTCAGAGAAGGTCAAGAAGGCCAAGGCCAAGTCCCGGATCAAGATGAAGAAGGCGCGGAAGATCCTGGCAGAGAAACGGGCAGCGGCCCCTGTGGTGTCTGTGCCTTGCATTCCACCACACAG GCTCAGTAAAATCACTAACCGCCTGACCATCCAAAGGAAGAGCCAGTTCATGCAGAGGCTGCACAGCTATTGGACGCTGAAGAGGCAGTCGCGGAATGGGGTCCCGCTGCTGCGTCGCCTACAGACCCACCTGCAATCTCAGAGGAACTGTGACCAAGTCGGG AGAGATTCCGAGGATAAGAACTGGGCCCTCAAAGAACAGCTTAAGTCCTGGCAGCGGCTTCGGCATGACCTGGAGCGAGCACGGCTGCTGGTGGAGCTGATTCGCAAGCGGGAGAAACTCAAAAGGGAGACG ATCAAGGTCCAGCAGATCGCCATGGAGATGCAGCTGACCCCCTTTCTCATCCTCCTTCGAAAAACCTTGGAGCAGCTCCAGGAGAAGGACACGGGCAACATCTTCAGCGAGCCGGTCCCTCTGTCTGAGGTAACCGAATTGGACGAA GTACCTGACTACCTCGACCACATCAAAAAGCCTATGGACTTTTTCACCATGAAGCAGAACTTGGAGGCTTACCGCTACCTGAACTTTGATGATTTTGAGGAGGACTTCAACCTCATCGTCAGCAACTGCCTCAAGTATAATGCCAAGGATACCATCTTCTACCGGGCAGCAGTGCGGCTCCGTGAGCAGGGTGGCGCGGTGCTCCGCCAGGCCCGGCGCCAGGCAGAAAAAATGGGCATTGACTTTGAGACGGGCATGCATATCCCCCACAGCCTGACTGGAGACGAAGCCCCACACCACACCGAAGATG CAGAGGAAGAGCGGCTGGTCCTGCTAGAGAACCAGAAGCACCTGCCAGTGGAAGAGCAGCTAAAGTTGCTGCTTGAACGGCTGGATGAGGTGAACTCTAGCAAGCAGAGCGTGGGCCGCTCTCGGCGCGCCAAGATGATCAAGAAAGAGATGACGGCGCTGCGGAGGAAGCTTGCCCACCAGCGAGAGACTGGACGGGATGGGCCTGAACGACACGGCCCCTCCAGCCGGGGCAGCCTGACACCCCACCCAGCGGCCTGTGACAAGGACGGGCAGACAGACAGTGCCGCCGAGGAGAGCAGCAGCCAGGAGACAAGCAAAG gcCTGGGTCCCAACATGTCCTCAACCCCCGCACTTGAGGTGGGCAGGAGAACCTCAGTTCTGTTCTCCAAAAAGAACCCGAAGACAGCTGGACCGCCCAAGAGGCCGGGCCGGCCCCCCAAAAACCGGGAGAGCCAGATGACCCCCAGCCACGGAGGCAGTCCTGTGGGGCCCCCCCAGCTCCCCATCATGGGCTCCCTACGTCAGCGCAAGAGGGGTAGGAGCCCTCGGCCCAGTTCGAGTTCAGACAGCGACAGTGATAAATCCACAGAAGACCCCCCAATGG ACTTACCAGCCAATGGCTTCAGCGGTGGAAACCAGCCAGTAAAGAAGAGTTTCTTGGTGTATCGTAACGACTGCAGCCTTCCTCGGAGCAGCTCAGACTCGGAAtccagcagcagtagcagcagcagtgctgccTCCGACCGGACCAG TACAACGCCTTCAAAACAAGGCCGGGGCAAGCCCTCCTTCTCTCGGGGCACATTCCCAGAGGACAGCAGTGAAGATACCTCAGGCACTGAGAATGAGGCCTACTCCGTGGGCACTGGCCGCGGCGTGGGCCACAGCA ATCATTGA